CCGCGCCGGACAGGACCCCTATGTCAAGGATACGCCGAGCCTGATCGCCAGCGACAAGGTGGAAGGCACCCGCGTTTATGGCGCTGACGGCAAACATATCGGCTCGATCCAGCGCATTATCCTGGAAAAGCGTGGCGGCCGCGTTGCCTATGCCGTGCTGAGCTTTGGTGGCTTTCTCGGGATCGGCGACGACTATTACCCGCTGCCTTGGGAAAAGCTGCACTACGATGAAGAACTTGACGGCTACCGCATCGATCTCACCAAGGAAGAGATCGAAAACGCGCCGCACTTCGCCAATCTCGACGATAACGATCTGCTGAACGCCAAGGATCGCAAGGTTTATGACTATTACGGCGTCGCGCCCTACTGGATGTAAGGTCCGGCAGAGTTACACGATCCAGCTTCAAGAATGAGAACCGTTC
The Agrobacterium cucumeris DNA segment above includes these coding regions:
- a CDS encoding PRC-barrel domain-containing protein; the protein is MLHQEPRAGQDPYVKDTPSLIASDKVEGTRVYGADGKHIGSIQRIILEKRGGRVAYAVLSFGGFLGIGDDYYPLPWEKLHYDEELDGYRIDLTKEEIENAPHFANLDDNDLLNAKDRKVYDYYGVAPYWM